One genomic segment of Hymenobacter psoromatis includes these proteins:
- a CDS encoding gluconokinase, with protein sequence MNKPIIVLMGVSGSGKTTVGELLSKQTGLPFFDGDDFHPQANIDKMAHGTPLTDADRAGWLADLAQHIGQWEQDKGAILACSSLKESYRTTLQAGAQQPLDWVFLTGDRALLLQRMESRQDSYMKANMLDSQLATLEMPAYGLHLNVADSPQQLVDKIKAWLPQNKS encoded by the coding sequence ATGAACAAACCAATCATTGTCCTGATGGGCGTTTCGGGCAGCGGCAAAACGACCGTGGGCGAATTGCTCTCTAAGCAAACCGGCCTGCCATTCTTCGACGGCGACGACTTTCATCCGCAGGCCAACATCGACAAAATGGCCCACGGTACGCCCCTCACTGATGCCGACCGCGCCGGCTGGCTCGCTGACCTGGCCCAACATATCGGCCAGTGGGAGCAGGATAAAGGGGCCATCCTGGCCTGCTCGTCGCTCAAGGAAAGCTACCGCACTACCCTGCAAGCCGGCGCGCAGCAGCCCTTGGACTGGGTTTTCCTGACCGGCGACCGGGCTTTGCTGCTGCAACGCATGGAGTCGCGCCAGGACAGCTACATGAAGGCCAATATGCTTGACTCGCAGCTCGCCACCCTCGAAATGCCCGCCTACGGCCTGCACCTCAACGTGGCCGACTCGCCCCAGCAATTAGTCGATAAAATAAAGGCCTGGCTACCGCAGAATAAGAGTTAG
- a CDS encoding alpha/beta fold hydrolase has product MFTRLFFRLIFVVALVLALPAARPALAQTAPTPHPAFNVTVTGHGRPVILIPGLTCPGAVWDETVARYRGQYQCHVVSLAGFGGVGPQQPVPAHLLQDTRDQLLAYIKAQKLRRPVIIGHSLGGFLALWMAATDPTAVGPLEIVDSLPFISAVQNPAATAELARPQAEQLRQQVSQGHLTLTARRQMSAGMVTDSARITQLTRWSQGSDPATVAQAMYDMYTTDLRADVARIKQPVLVLGSWAGYKQYGSTKESVRATFTQQYAQLPQARIELSEAGRHFLMYDDTAWFFAQTDAFLRQRAVAVK; this is encoded by the coding sequence ATGTTCACTCGCCTGTTTTTTCGCTTGATTTTCGTTGTGGCGCTCGTGCTGGCGCTGCCCGCCGCCCGCCCGGCCCTTGCCCAGACTGCCCCTACCCCCCACCCCGCGTTTAACGTGACCGTGACGGGCCACGGCCGGCCGGTTATTCTTATTCCGGGCCTCACCTGCCCAGGGGCGGTGTGGGACGAGACGGTGGCGCGCTACCGCGGCCAGTACCAGTGCCACGTGGTGTCATTGGCCGGCTTTGGGGGGGTAGGGCCGCAGCAGCCGGTGCCCGCGCACTTGCTGCAAGACACCCGCGACCAGCTGCTGGCCTACATCAAAGCGCAGAAGCTGCGCCGGCCGGTTATCATCGGCCACAGCCTGGGCGGCTTCCTGGCCCTGTGGATGGCCGCCACCGACCCTACGGCCGTGGGCCCGCTCGAAATAGTGGATTCGCTGCCCTTTATTTCGGCCGTTCAAAACCCCGCCGCCACCGCCGAGCTGGCGCGCCCCCAGGCCGAGCAGCTGCGCCAGCAAGTGAGCCAGGGCCACCTGACGCTGACCGCCAGGCGCCAAATGAGCGCGGGCATGGTCACCGACTCGGCCCGCATTACCCAGTTGACGCGCTGGAGCCAGGGCTCGGACCCGGCCACCGTGGCCCAGGCCATGTACGATATGTACACCACCGACCTGCGGGCCGACGTGGCGCGCATCAAGCAGCCGGTGCTGGTGCTGGGCTCGTGGGCGGGCTACAAGCAGTACGGGTCCACTAAGGAGAGCGTGCGCGCCACCTTTACCCAGCAGTACGCGCAGCTGCCTCAAGCCCGCATCGAGCTGTCGGAGGCCGGCCGCCACTTCCTGATGTACGACGATACGGCCTGGTTCTTTGCCCAAACTGATGCCTTTTTGCGGCAGCGGGCAGTGGCGGTGAAGTAG